The genomic segment ACAGTTGCGTGAAGAGAACCCAATTACTTATCTAATTTTACCGATTTTCTGAGAAGGAATTTGGAGGTGGCGGCCGGAATTGAACCGGCGTGAGCGGTTTTGCAGACCGCGGCCTAACCACTTGGCTACACCACCTTAAAAAGGAGTCTCAATTTAAGGTTTAGGTGTCTTTAAGTCAATTGGAAAGACGGATAGCCTGCAGAGAACCGATTAACAACCTAGGCGTTTCAAAGCCTCAAAGGGCACGTACGTGACTTTCAGAGCGCGTTCTACATGCCGGGGTTCGAGCTTTTCACACATCTCTAGATCGGCGTAACTTCGCGCAACGCGAAGCGTTGCCAAATCCCTGCGACGAGAGATCATCTCTTTGGGAAAGAGTTCTTCTAGATAAAAGCGAGGAAGATCCTCGATCAGCTCTTCCCAAGTCCAACGCGCGGAAACCTTCTTAAATCTCAAATCGTGAAGAGCAGTTTTCTTTCTGAAAAGGCGAACCTCTTCAAGGTGTTTTAATATATCTGCGCCCAGTACCGTGGATCCACCTTCGCGTTTCTGCGTAAAGAACAGAACTTGAAAACGGTCGACGAGAGGCCCTGACAATCTTTCCATATAGGACTGGCACTTCTTTAGCGAACGACCGCAAACCACTTTGGATTGCGGAACCCAATCACCGCAGGGACATAAGTTTGTCGTCGCGATCACTAACGCTTCCGCAGGATGTTCTTCAATATATCTTCCCCGTCTAAGACGAATGCGGAATTCTTCCATAGGTTCACGCAAAGTTTCTTGGGCGCGTGGATTGAACTCCAAAAGTTCATCAAGAACGAGGATGCCTTTATGGGCACGAGAAAATTCTCCTTTAAAAGGAGGCACACCCCCACCTATCAAACCGAGGGGCGATGTTGAATGGTGGGGATGAACCATAGGACGCCAATTCAATGGGATTTTTGATTCTTTGTTGTTGCGAAAGATTTCATGAAAGTCTTCTTGCGAAGGTTCTTGCAATAGAGACAACAAAGATTTTGCGATGGTGCTTTTGCCGGAACCAGCAGGTCCCGCCAATAACAACGAGTGTTCGCCGATCGCAATGAGCTTTAAAAGTTCGGCCTGTCTTTCAGGAAAACGAAGATCTAAACCGAATGCTGGCCTTTCAATTAGATATTCTCGCGCAACCGCAGGATGAATTTCAGGCGCGAGCAAATCACGAAGCTCCTTCAAACAGGCACGCATAAAAGGAGTTTTGCGATGACTTCCCGCCCCTGTCCACACAACACGGTCTTCGCTGGTTTCAAAATCTTCTGTCAGATCGTCGGGCTCAAAGACAGAACCGTTTAATGACAATTCTCCATAGACTAAAACAGAATCTTCCGCAGGCTTGGGAACTTGTTCACTTTCCCAAAGTAAACCCAAAGCCACGGCAAGTTCCAACCCTCGCGAAGACTTTTTCAAATGCGAAGGTCGAAGATTCACTAAAATCTGTTGTGCCTTCGGAAATTCAAAACCTTGAGCGCGAATGGCACTTTTGATTCGATGAATGCTTTCTTTGATAGCTTGATCTGGAAGACCTAAGAATTGAATTTGCGGCAAACCAGGAATCAAAGAAAGTTCGACTTCCACTGGCACCAGACGATCATTTTCACGAATTAAAGACTGTATTTTCATGCCGAGACGACTTTGCAAAAGAAATCTCGACTTACGAAAAAAACAAAGGGCTTCTTATTCAGAAGCCCCTTCGAGGTTCGGACGATCTATTTGTCCACTTCGGCCATCTGCGAAAGCGGATGGTGTTCCTCAATCGTGCGCGACATCGTATTTGTCGTCACACTTGTATAGATCTGGGTGGTTTGAATACTTGCGTGACCCAACAACATTTGGATCGAACGAAGATCGGCGCCACTTTCTAAAAGAGCGGTCGCGCATCCATGACGGAAGCGATGTGGATTCACAGGCTCTGGGAATCCTGCTCTTAAAGACCAGGCAGCCAACCATCTCCATACATCGACGCGTGAAGGACGATGCCCACGATCATTGATCAAGATCGAAGGACTGTTTTCTTTCACTAACATCGGGCGATGTTCTTTAAGATAAGTCGTTAGATTTTCCGCAAGCTTTTCTGTCAAAGGCACCAAACGTTCTTTGCTGCCTTTACCCAGAACCTTGATCCAACGATCGGTCGGATTGAAGTCTACGATATTTAAAGCAATCAATTCAGAAACGCGGCAACCTAATCCATACAAGAAAAGCAAAGTCAGCTGATTGCGAGCTGTGCGAATAGGATCTTGCACTTCGGCCGCATCAAAAAGCATTTGAAATTCTTGGGGAGTTAAAACTTTAGGAAGTCCCACTTTCACTTTCGGCGGACGAAGCTCACGAAGCTCCTCACATTTCATCCCGCGGGTCTCGCAGAACTTGAAATATGTGCGCAGAGAAGAAATCACGCGCGCTTGAGAACGCGTGGAGAGTTTATTTTTCTTCATAAACTCATAAAATCCGCTCACCGTTTTGTTGGTTTTTTTGTATTCCATGTAGAGTTCTAAATCACGGCGATATGCCATCACCGTATTCTGAGAACGTCCCCGGACATTTTGAAGCTCATCAAAGAAGTCGATCCAAAGAGGTAATTCCATACCGATATTAGACCTAGACTTTCCTCTAAGCGCAAGCAATTATTATGTAAGGTTTTTGAAATAAAAAAGCCCCAAGGTTTTATCCTTGGGGCGCAAGTTATTCTTAAGTTTTAATCTTACAAGATTGTATCAGCAAACATCGCTGAACATACGTAGCCATTCGCGCGCACGATCGTTACTTTTGCATAAAGCTTACGACCTTCATCAACGAAACCGCCACCAGCAACTCCTGTAGATTCGATCTTCAACTCGATGTTACCCGCAGTTGTTAGCAATGCTGGAACTGATACGTTCGCACCTAGGTTCCCAAGCTGACCTACAGAGTATGTCTGTAAGTAGTAAGTTCCTGCTGGAACCACGCAGCCAGAGTTCGTTGTGTCGTAGAACGTAGTTGGTACAGTCAAAGTTCCTTGCATCGCAATCGGACCGTTGTACCACTTATAGTTGTAACCTGATGCGTTCGGCTGGATCAGACCGGCCTGCGCGTACACTTGCATATTCGACAATGTAAATGCATTTGTGGAAGCCTGGCTGCTGAATGTTGTGATTACAGTCGGAGCTGTAATACCGCCGCAGTTTTGGCAACCATTGATACCCACGATCGGCGTAGTTCCGCCGCCATCGCCTTTACCACACGCTGCCAGTGTTAGTACGATTCCCAGCGCTGCTAAAGTTTTTGTGAATACCATTGCTGGAAAACTTAAAGTCTTTTTGTTAAGTCTTTCCATAAATTTCTCCTAGTTTCCAATCTTTCTTTTATTCCTAATTAAACTTTTACCTAAATCTACTTCTTTATCTCATCACTCTTATTTGATCGCTGCTGCTTTAGAAAGTCCTGAGAATGTACCAAGCTTTCTGTAACCGTCTCCAGGGTATGGAGTGTTTTTGTTCATCACTGCAGAAGCGCGGCAGTTGTAAGGACCGTCATAGATGTACCAGCATTTTCTGTAAGGTGATTGTTGAACATAGGATTGAGCAAAGTTTTTGTAGTAAACAGAGCCCGACAATGTTCCTGAACCTTGAGCATCACCTTGGTTAATATAGTTATCAACTACTAGAACGATCGCACCATAAGCATCTTGGAAGTAAGCAGAGAAGTAGTACTTACCATTGATGATGAACCATCTGTTGAACTCAGCTTCCATCAAACCGTTATCTTTCATACCTTTATAGCTTACGTTTGTGCCTGAACCCGCTTCGAACTTACCTTCATATTGGTAACCAGTGTCTACGTAAGAGATTTTTACGACACCTGCGTATCTACCATTACCTGCGTTGTTCAAATCAACTGTCAGTTTAAAGTTCGTTGGGTTGTTCAACGGATGCATTGCTACGTAAGAGTTAAACTCTGAGATAGACACCGGAGTGAATGTCACAGTGTTTGAACCTGTTGCCGTAGAACCGTTGCCAGTGTTCGTGCCACTTCCATCTGGAGAATCAGGGATGATGCCTTCTCCGCCAATGAGTGGTGGCTGAACTACTGAATTCGTTTGGAACTGATTGCTTTGACCACAACCTACGCCCATAAGTGCGAATGCTGCCATCGTTAGGATCAGTTTTGAGTTGAATGTTTTCATGTCAGCCTCTCTTTAAGCAGTTCGGTTTAAAAGGGACCGCTCACGAGGATACTATTGCGATGCTTGTGCCAACCCACTAAAACTGCGCTAAACTATTGGAACTACAATACAATAGTCACTATTCTCGTGTTGAAACATCACTCTGGTTGTCGTCTAACGTCTGTGGCAGGTGCGCAAAATGGGCACTACTGTCACATCTTGAGATGGCAAAAAGTTCGACGAAAAAGAAAATATTTAAGATTTTTCCTCACCTTACCGAAATGGGATTGTAGCGAAAATATAAAGGAATTAGTCATGACTATCACAGCAACTAATGCATTGATCTTGGGCGCAGTTTTTATGTTCGCAGCTCGAGTCTTTTTGGGATTCTAAAATTTAACTGAATTTAGACTTTCCAAACTTTTACGAAGGAACTTCCTTGCGAAGCTCCTTTTTTTATTTCTAGCACTTCATTTCTTCCCGATTTATTAGAACTTACCATGCAGGAAGACCATTCCTTGCACCTTGCTTTGTGTTGTTCCCATCACTGGTGATACAGGACCGATAACTCCAAACGGCGTGATTTGGTTCCCGCGCGTAGAAGACACATTGGCACCCAATTCGAACATTTTATTCAGCTTCTTCGTCCACTCAACAGAGACCGTCGACGCCGGTTTGATATCGTAAAACGGATCTTTGCTTTTATTGTCCACAATACGGCCTAAATCTGCACTGACACTGAAAGTGCCTAACTTCTCTGTGGGCAAAACGGCTTTAATAGAATTGCGAACAGCAATTGCAGAGGAGGTATTCACTCCTTCCAAGAAGTACACGTCAGCACCTACGACTAAATACGCTTCCTTGCTGTCGGGTTTGCTTGTGTCGTAGATCACACCGACGCGGTCATAAGTCGTTTGGAATTCGGGGCGATGTTTCTGCTCTAGCTGCACCGGCATGAAGCTCCACGTACGATCGGCAGAGGCTTTTAAGTTCAGCTCTTTCCATTCATGCTCTACGCCGGCCTTTAATTCGGTGCGAACACCTGACGTCGCATTTTTATCTTGGTCTCCGATTTTGGGTTTAAAATCAAATGTCGAAGTGCTGAGTTCCACTTTGCCCGTCGTATTGTTGATGCGCGCAGAACCTTTTAAGTCTGAGCCAAAAAACAATGTGCTTCTTTCGCCGTCTTTGAAAGTATTTGTCATGCGATCAAACCCGGGAGCCGTCAAGCGAAGCGTGCCTCCATATGTTTCGGCAGTCACTTTCACTTCATCAATCAACTTTCCGTCAGAGATAATGCTTGCTCCTGTGCGCGCGGAAAGACCTGCCGCCTCAAGGCGATAAGTTCCTTCATCCGTACGAACTTGAGTGCCCAACATAAAACCTTTTACGTTCTTAGTTCCTAATTGCATAGCAATGGTCTGCTCGTTATTCGAAGCGCGAACCGTGAAAGCACTTTGATCAGGCTTAAACAAAGCGACACCTTTAATGGACTCTTGCACCCATTGCGAGGTCGCAGGGACATATTCATGCACTTTGCCCGGACGAGATTCGATGTATTGAGTGCCCGTTAAGACGCCCATAATTTTTGACGAAACATCCACCGCAGACTGAAGAGTTTTTTGTTTGGTATTATAAAGCTGAGAGTAGTTTTGCACATAGTACTCTCCTGTCTTAGGATCACGGAAATGAAGAATCGCGTGTCCACCGACTTTGTCTTTATCTAGATTCTGTTGCCACTGACCGTTGTGATGACCAACGGCTTCAAAACCCAAGCCCTTCGCGACTTCACCAAGAACGCGATGAATGTCTCCGCAGATGCCGCCCTCTTTTTGCTGACGAACGGCGTTTTGATAGACGGCTTCTAGATTTTTATTTTCGGTGCCCGTCGCGCTGTAACCCGCAGAAAGACGACTGCCTATCATGCTTAGAAGCAAAAGTTTTTCTTCATGATTGAACGAAGCTCCACTCTTGTGTGCGTAAGCGACAGCGTCATTCAAACTTTTTTGCGAAAGAAATGCGAGATAAGCCGAATTGACTTTGCTTTGCGAGTCTTGGGAAAGCTGCAGGTCTTTCGGATTTTTAAACGTCACATCCAACTCTTTACCGACAACCTTTGTGTCCGCGTAAAAATAGCCATCAATCCAATGCGTGTTGCCGGAGTTCAATGCTTGCGCGAAAGATTTAAGTGAACTTACGGGTTTATTTTCCGTGCCCGCACAGTCGATACAAGGCGCCTCCGCCTCTGTAGCTAAAACTGAAGTTGAAAAACTTGCGATCACAATACCGACTAACAAAGTTGATTTATTCATAACCAACTTTTCGGAGGAACCCCGTAAGAGCTGTATTTACTTAAGTCGAGCCAAGGGGTAATAGTGTGTTAAGATTCGTTTATAATCGTAACCGGAACGAGACAGTGCGCGACTTCCCCACTGGCATAAACCCACGCCATGGCCAAACCCCCGACCTTCGAAGACGAAATTCTCTCCGACTTTATTCATTGTAAACATTGTACTGCGAAGTTCCGTGAAGCCTATTTTCTGACGGAAATCATTGGCGGGAATTTCGGCAACTGAAGAATCATTCATCGCGACTTTGACCTTAAGAACTCTTTTGTCTTCTTTGTTGCGAATGAAATCAATTTTAGCAATGGGAGGCAGTTGAAGACGCTTATGCAATTCCTCTTTGCTTAAAGAAAGCTTCCAGTTAGCACGAGGATTTGTCGGGCATGAAGCGTCCGTAGCAACTCCCGTATTCACACCATGATTCCAAACGCTCTTTGCTGTCGTCGTTTTCCCACCGCAATCAGAGTGGAAAAAGGCTTTAAGCACTTTATCATTAGAAGCGTACAGCTTTTGTCCTTGAGTTTCTTTGACGGCTTGAAGAGCTTTCTTAATAAGCGGATCATTTTCGTCTTCCGCAAGAACATGCCTGAAGACTTGATCTAAGATGCTGCTCTCCAAATGGTAAGGCTTGTCTTTTCTTTCTCTCATGACAGCTAAGGCATAAGATCTTGCAGCGACCGCTTGAGCTTTCAAGCTTTCCATGGGCCAAGACAACGGCATTTCACTAGCAAGAACTCCGACGACATAATCTTCTAAAGGCATCACACCCACGACATCGACTTTTTCTTTACTTGCATGCAGCAGAACTTTTTGGGGCAATGACTGCGAGCCCACGCGCAGGTTTTCACCTTGAATGTATAAAAACTTTTCTGAAAACAAAGTCTCTGGATCTTTATTGTTAATACGAAGGGACCAAACTTTTTTGCCGGCTCTTTCCATCAGGCGCACTTCGGCTTGGCCGCTATCGGGAATAGCCACTTGACGATACGGGCGATCCAGGTTGTGGAACTTAAGACCTAATCCAGAAATTTGAACTTTGTGAGTCGTAGATAAAAGACGAACACGCACCAGCTCCGACCCTGCGATGAGGGAGGATTGCGCGTCGGAAAGAAAACTGACATACACAAAGATGAAACACAAAGACGCCCAAATCAGTTTCACTGACACTCCATCCATGAAGATTTAAAACAAAAAGGGCAAGGCTTCATGCCTTACCCCCCTATTAAACCGCACAGATGAGCGCAGATGAAAGTCTAGTTTTGCTTTTGGGCATCCAAAAGTGGCTTAATGATATCCAGCGGCAAAGGAAAGATAACCGTGTTCGTCTTGTCCCCCGCGATTTCGGTCAATGTTTGCAGGTAAGCTAGCTGCAAAGCGGAAGGTGAACCTGCCAAAGTGTTTGAAGCCTCTTGAAGCTTCTGTGCACGCTGAACTTCACCTTCTGCGCTAATAACTTTCGCACGGCGTTCACGCTCTGCTTCCGCCTCACGTGCCATCGCTCTTTGCATTTCTTTGGGAAGGTCGATCTGTTTTACTTCCACCATCGTGACCTTGATACCCCAAGCTTCTGTGTGCTTATCCAAGATACCTTGAAGAGCCGAGTTGATCTTATCTCTGTGCTCTAACACGTCATCTAAAGGATATTGTCCCATCACCGAACGCAAAGTTGTTTGCGCAAGCTGGCTTGTTGCGAAGTAGTAGTCTTCGATTTTTGTGATCGCCTCTAGCGGAGAAATCACTTTGAAATAAACAACGGCATTTACTTGCATGCTCACGTTGTCTTTCGTGATGACGTCTTGAGGTTGCACGTCCATGGCGATTGTACGTGTGTCGATCTTAATCATGCGTTCAACGAAAGGAATAAGTAGGATAAGACCGGGGCCACGCACGCCGACAGCTTTACCTAGACGAAGAACAACACCGCGCTCCCAGTCGTTTAAGATTTTGACCATGGAACTTAGGATGATTCCACCGATGATGACTATGGCTATTAAAAATTCCATTATTATCTCCTTATAAAACTTTTTTTACATTCAATGTAAGACCTTGGCGACCGGTGACTTGCACGCGGTCGTTCACCTGCAACGAGTCTTCAGATACGAAGATCCAGGTTTCACCCATAATCTGAATTTGCCCACGATGACCGAGGGCTTCGACGGTCATCACAACACCGGTGTGATTCGCTAAATCAGCGTCGGCGTCTTTGCTCTTATGACGAATTGTTTTTAAAGCAAGGTAGCCTATTCCTAAAAAGAAGACTCCCAGAACGGCAACAACAGAAATGATCAAAGACAGTGGCAAAGTGTACCCCGTGGATTGAGCGTCAAAGAGGAATAAACTTCCAACGAAAACTGCGACCAAGCCACCGATTCCCAAAAGGCCGAAGCTAGTCACGAATATCTCTAAGATAAGGAACGCGATTCCCAGAAGGATCAACGCTAAGCCGCCCCACGCGACATCCAGTTTATGAAATGCCACCAGCGAAAGCACAAGACCGATCCCACCGATCACTCCGGGAGCAATCATGCCGGGATTAGTGATTTCGACGTAAAGAAGTCCCAAGCTTCCCATAAAAAGAAGATAAGCAAATTCCGGATCTGCGATAAAACTTAAAACTTTATAACGAAGATCCGGAGCAAATTCTTGCAACTCGCCCACTTTCACCGACAGTTCTTTTTTTTCATTTATTAAAACTGTTCGCTCTTCCGATTGTTTTAAAAATTCGGACTCGTTTTGCGCCAGGATGTCTAAGGCTTTGGCTTTGTGAGCAGCTTCACTGCTCAGAGATTTTGCTTCCGTGACAATTTCTTTCGCGAATTCCAAGTTACGACCGCGCAGTTGCGTGACACCTTCAAGCCAGCTGACAGTGTCGTTGATGATTTTCTTACGCAAGTCTTCAGGAGTGGCCTCGCCAGTTCCTAGAATCGGAGTTGCGGCACCGATATTCGTCGCTGTTAAGCCACCGTTCACATGACATGCTTGAAGAATAATCGCTCCGGCACTTCCCGCTCCGCCTCCGCTGGGAGTGATCAAACAGAGATAGGGAATATCCGAAGCTAGAATTTGCTCTACGATCAAGCGCGTGCTTTGCAGGCTTCCGCCTGGAGTGTTCATTCGCACAAATAATGAATCACATTTTTGCTCTTTTGCTCTTTTTTCGGCGCGAGCCAAATAATCTGAGGTTGAGGCTGTGATCGCTTCGTTGATAGTAACAGCCAAGGTGCAGGCCGCTTCCGCTTGAGCTGTCAGAAAAAGAGTCACGAAAAGAATGGCGACGAGTTTTATCATAACCCCAGTTCCTTCATTACTTTTTGCAAGTCATTCCAAACGACTTTTTTTGCCGCCGCATCTTCAAGTAAATAGGCCGGGCTGTAGGTTTCAATCCACTTTCCGGGGCCTTTGA from the Bdellovibrio bacteriovorus genome contains:
- a CDS encoding ATP-binding protein, with the protein product MKIQSLIRENDRLVPVEVELSLIPGLPQIQFLGLPDQAIKESIHRIKSAIRAQGFEFPKAQQILVNLRPSHLKKSSRGLELAVALGLLWESEQVPKPAEDSVLVYGELSLNGSVFEPDDLTEDFETSEDRVVWTGAGSHRKTPFMRACLKELRDLLAPEIHPAVAREYLIERPAFGLDLRFPERQAELLKLIAIGEHSLLLAGPAGSGKSTIAKSLLSLLQEPSQEDFHEIFRNNKESKIPLNWRPMVHPHHSTSPLGLIGGGVPPFKGEFSRAHKGILVLDELLEFNPRAQETLREPMEEFRIRLRRGRYIEEHPAEALVIATTNLCPCGDWVPQSKVVCGRSLKKCQSYMERLSGPLVDRFQVLFFTQKREGGSTVLGADILKHLEEVRLFRKKTALHDLRFKKVSARWTWEELIEDLPRFYLEELFPKEMISRRRDLATLRVARSYADLEMCEKLEPRHVERALKVTYVPFEALKRLGC
- a CDS encoding site-specific tyrosine recombinase; its protein translation is MELPLWIDFFDELQNVRGRSQNTVMAYRRDLELYMEYKKTNKTVSGFYEFMKKNKLSTRSQARVISSLRTYFKFCETRGMKCEELRELRPPKVKVGLPKVLTPQEFQMLFDAAEVQDPIRTARNQLTLLFLYGLGCRVSELIALNIVDFNPTDRWIKVLGKGSKERLVPLTEKLAENLTTYLKEHRPMLVKENSPSILINDRGHRPSRVDVWRWLAAWSLRAGFPEPVNPHRFRHGCATALLESGADLRSIQMLLGHASIQTTQIYTSVTTNTMSRTIEEHHPLSQMAEVDK
- a CDS encoding SpoIID/LytB domain-containing protein, with product MKLIWASLCFIFVYVSFLSDAQSSLIAGSELVRVRLLSTTHKVQISGLGLKFHNLDRPYRQVAIPDSGQAEVRLMERAGKKVWSLRINNKDPETLFSEKFLYIQGENLRVGSQSLPQKVLLHASKEKVDVVGVMPLEDYVVGVLASEMPLSWPMESLKAQAVAARSYALAVMRERKDKPYHLESSILDQVFRHVLAEDENDPLIKKALQAVKETQGQKLYASNDKVLKAFFHSDCGGKTTTAKSVWNHGVNTGVATDASCPTNPRANWKLSLSKEELHKRLQLPPIAKIDFIRNKEDKRVLKVKVAMNDSSVAEIPANDFRQKIGFTELRSTMFTMNKVGENFVFEGRGFGHGVGLCQWGSRALSRSGYDYKRILTHYYPLARLK
- a CDS encoding slipin family protein, yielding MEFLIAIVIIGGIILSSMVKILNDWERGVVLRLGKAVGVRGPGLILLIPFVERMIKIDTRTIAMDVQPQDVITKDNVSMQVNAVVYFKVISPLEAITKIEDYYFATSQLAQTTLRSVMGQYPLDDVLEHRDKINSALQGILDKHTEAWGIKVTMVEVKQIDLPKEMQRAMAREAEAERERRAKVISAEGEVQRAQKLQEASNTLAGSPSALQLAYLQTLTEIAGDKTNTVIFPLPLDIIKPLLDAQKQN
- a CDS encoding NfeD family protein — encoded protein: MIKLVAILFVTLFLTAQAEAACTLAVTINEAITASTSDYLARAEKRAKEQKCDSLFVRMNTPGGSLQSTRLIVEQILASDIPYLCLITPSGGGAGSAGAIILQACHVNGGLTATNIGAATPILGTGEATPEDLRKKIINDTVSWLEGVTQLRGRNLEFAKEIVTEAKSLSSEAAHKAKALDILAQNESEFLKQSEERTVLINEKKELSVKVGELQEFAPDLRYKVLSFIADPEFAYLLFMGSLGLLYVEITNPGMIAPGVIGGIGLVLSLVAFHKLDVAWGGLALILLGIAFLILEIFVTSFGLLGIGGLVAVFVGSLFLFDAQSTGYTLPLSLIISVVAVLGVFFLGIGYLALKTIRHKSKDADADLANHTGVVMTVEALGHRGQIQIMGETWIFVSEDSLQVNDRVQVTGRQGLTLNVKKVL